From the genome of Chlamydiota bacterium, one region includes:
- a CDS encoding hypothetical protein (Multifunctional non-homologous end joining protein LigD) yields MSLREYKKKRQFDKTKEPKPLPAASKAKNLFVIQKHKARSLHYDFRIEVGKSLKSWAVPKGLSKSTRDKRLAVQTEDHPLAYAKFEGKIPKGEYGAGTVQMWDIGKYQNLKNRSLRTCLKEGRVELWLEGKRFCGGYALVRMRDKNWLLIKMNDKKIMERKDARKSTPKKKC; encoded by the coding sequence ATGTCTCTTAGAGAATATAAGAAAAAACGTCAATTCGATAAAACCAAAGAGCCTAAACCCTTACCAGCTGCTTCTAAGGCAAAGAACCTCTTTGTGATACAAAAGCATAAAGCCAGAAGTCTGCACTATGATTTTCGTATTGAAGTAGGGAAAAGCTTGAAATCTTGGGCTGTTCCCAAAGGACTATCTAAATCCACACGTGATAAACGCTTAGCTGTTCAAACAGAAGATCATCCACTAGCGTACGCCAAGTTTGAAGGCAAAATCCCCAAAGGAGAATATGGCGCTGGCACTGTTCAAATGTGGGACATAGGAAAATACCAAAATCTTAAAAATCGATCGCTTCGAACCTGTCTGAAAGAAGGAAGAGTTGAATTATGGCTCGAGGGCAAGCGCTTTTGTGGTGGCTATGCACTTGTGCGTATGAGAGATAAGAATTGGCTTTTAATCAAAATGAACGATAAAAAAATCATGGAAAGGAAAGATGCACGAAAAAGCACACCTAAAAAAAAGTGCTGA